The Paenibacillus mucilaginosus 3016 genome includes the window AGCGTGGAGCTGTGCGGCGAAGACGGCCGCGTGCTGCTGAAGCTGCCGCCCCTGCCTCCGCTGGCCGGAGCGGAGGAGCAGGGAGCCTATACGGAGACGATCGTCGTCTCCGAAGGCTACCTGGGGCAGATGATGCACCTGCACATCTATGCCTCGCGCGACCAGCCGGACGCCGCCGGCGCCTGGGTGGAGGTGGAGGCGGTGAGCGTCGGCTACGGCCGGTCCGTGTCGAAGACGTTCACGGACCGGATGCGGTAGCCGCGGTACGCGGCAGGCTGGCCGGGTATACGGCCGCGGGCTTGGGGAGGCGAGCGCCGGACGGCGGTGGGGAGAGGCGAGCGCAGGACGGCTGGTGAGGGGAACCTCTTCGTGGGGGATGACGCGGCTAGGAACAGGCAGCCCGTTCCGGACGCCCCTCGATCTTCGTCGTGAAGATGAACATCCGTCCCGGTTGGATGCTTGTGTGCGGAAAGGCACTGCGGTACGTCCCTGACGGCCTTGGTCGTTGCGGAGGTCGGCGGGCATGCGTGTTCCTCGGCGTAGAGGAGGCAACGAGCCGGCAACCGGGATGCAGGTGCGGGCAAACCAGTTTTGCAGGGCTGAAGTAACTTTGATGGATCGATATTTTATAGCTGCTCTGTTGTGGTACATGCGCAAGGGGCGGAAATTTACGTTTCCGCCCCTTTTACTTGTGCATTTTCACCCACTGTCCCTTCACTGTTCAGAAATAGAGGAACTCAGGTTCGTTATTTGACTGGTTTGGAAGGCCAAATTGGAAATAGCGGAACTCAGATTCGTTATCTGCCTCCGTCACCAGCCTATTCATTGGTTACAAAGAGAATAGAGCATCTGAGTTCCGCTATTCTTCGGGAAATACCGGGAAATACTCAAATAACGAATCGTAGTTCCTTTATTTCTTGGCAGCCTGCTGATTTCAACTGGCTTAGGGGGATCTCGTTAACGTCAGCACATTCTACTACGTTCGTATCACGCCGCCCGCCCGTGCCGCCCGCCCGCAGCGCTCGCCCGTGCCGCTCGCCCGCGGCGCTCGCCCGCGTCGCTCGTCCGCGTCGCCCGCCCCCTTCCGGTCGCGTCCGCTTGCCTCGGCTGCAACCCGGGCAGTAGAATGGGGAAAGATAACGATACCAATGACTTACGGAGGCTGTGCCCTGTGATCACGATTCTGTTAGTAGACGACGACAACCATATCCGCGAACTGATGAAGCTCAGCCTGCGGGAAGAGGGCTACCGCCTGATCGAAGCGGGCGACGGACAAGCCGCGCTCCACTGTCTGGAAGAGGTGCAGGTGCACCTGGTCGTGCTTGACGTCATGATGCCCCGCATGGACGGGTTCGAGCTGTGCCGGCAGATCCGCCGCAAATATAACGACCTGCCCGTGCTGATGGTGACGGCCAAAGGAGAGACGGGAGACAAGGTCGAAGGCTTCCAGCTCGGCGCCGACGATTATCTCGTCAAGCCGTTCGATCCGCGGGAGCTCATCATGCGGGTCAAGTCGCTCCTGAGGCGCTATAAGCTCGCCGGGTCCGACCGCATTCAGCTGGGAAGGGTCGAGCTCGACAAGAAGGGTTATGAAGTGATCCGCGGGCAGGAGCATCTGACGCTGCCGCTCAAGGAGTTCGAGCTGCTTCACATGCTGGCAAGTCACCCTAACCAGATCCTCACCCGCAATCAGCTCATCGAGGGGATCTGGGGGCTGGACTACGAGGGGGACGACCGCACCGTGGATGTGCATATCAAGCGGCTTAGGGAGCGCTTCAAGGGGGAAGAGGAAGGCTTCGTGATCAAAACGATCCGCGGCCTCGGGTACAAGCTTGAGGTCAAGGCATGAGGGGCTCCCTGTATACCCGGATTGTTCTCGCTTTCCTGGTTTCCGTCATCCTCGGCCT containing:
- a CDS encoding response regulator transcription factor, translated to MITILLVDDDNHIRELMKLSLREEGYRLIEAGDGQAALHCLEEVQVHLVVLDVMMPRMDGFELCRQIRRKYNDLPVLMVTAKGETGDKVEGFQLGADDYLVKPFDPRELIMRVKSLLRRYKLAGSDRIQLGRVELDKKGYEVIRGQEHLTLPLKEFELLHMLASHPNQILTRNQLIEGIWGLDYEGDDRTVDVHIKRLRERFKGEEEGFVIKTIRGLGYKLEVKA